The window ACGAGCGTCGCCCCGGCGAACTCCACGCCCGACCGGAACGTGGCGTTCCTGAACTGGAGGTCCGCTCGCGGTCCGGACCGGTGCCGTCGTCCGCCGTGGATACCGACGAACCAGGTCCGGTCGGCGAACGTGGCGTCGAGGAAGTCCGTGCCACCCTCGAAGCGACAGTCGGTGAAGTGGGCCTCCTCGTCGAAGCGCGCGCCACCGAACCCTGCATCCCCCTCGAAACGGGTGTGGCGGAACCACGCGTCGCCGCCGAACTCGACGCGCCGGAACCCGGCGGCCCCGCGGCAGCGAGCCCCCGCGAATCGGACCGTGCCGTCGAAGACGGCTCCGCTCGCGCGAACCTCGCCGAACGAACAGGCGTCGAGTCGGAGTCCCGTCCCGAACCGGGCGTCCGAGAGGTCGGCCCGGCCCGAGACGGTACAGAACCGAAGGTCGACGGGGCGGTTGTACGCTGGGTGGTGGACGTAGCCGGCGAGGTCGAGGTGGTCGAACGACGCCCCGACGACGACGTGGCGTGCCGGGTCGTCGGCCGACAGCGCCTCGTGGAGCGCGTCCCGGACCGCCGCGGGTGACGCGTCGCCGTGGAAGACACACCGGTCGCGCCCATCGGTCGCGGGGTGCGGACACTCGGTCGGCAGGTCCTCGTCCGTGCGGTCGTTGCTCCCGCGGCGGACGAGCAGGTCGACGACGTCGTCAACCGTCCGCCCGAGGGTCTCGGCGTCCGCGTCGGCGACGACGCTGGCGGCGCCCCGACCCAGCAGGTCCTCGTCGACCGGAGTGTCCGCCGGGAGCGCCTCGCGGAGCCGTTGCCGTCCTCTCTCGACCCCGTTCCCCTCCTGGTCCGCCCCGTTGAACCCCTCGGGAGCCGTGCAGAACGCCCGGACCGTCACCAGCTCGTCCGCGAGTGCGACCAGATGGTCGCGCCACTCCTCGTCGGCGAAGTACGTGCAGCTGTCCATCCGCTCGACGGTGCCGGGGGCGTGGACAACACTGTTTCGGCGGGCGCCGGCCGTGGGGTTCTGTATCCCCGTGCATCACCGCCGACGGGCTTTTATCGGGTGTGCGCCTTGACCCGACAATGAGCCAGGAGTCGGTCGACGAGGAGAAACGGGCCACTCTCCGCAGGTTCGCCGCGGTCGGCGCCGGCGGCCCACTGGCTCGACTCGCCGGCTCCGACGCGGATGCGGACGACCACGAGACCACTAGCGAGGTCCCCGCGGCCATCCGCGGCTACCTCGCCACCAC of the Haloglomus salinum genome contains:
- a CDS encoding pentapeptide repeat-containing protein: MDSCTYFADEEWRDHLVALADELVTVRAFCTAPEGFNGADQEGNGVERGRQRLREALPADTPVDEDLLGRGAASVVADADAETLGRTVDDVVDLLVRRGSNDRTDEDLPTECPHPATDGRDRCVFHGDASPAAVRDALHEALSADDPARHVVVGASFDHLDLAGYVHHPAYNRPVDLRFCTVSGRADLSDARFGTGLRLDACSFGEVRASGAVFDGTVRFAGARCRGAAGFRRVEFGGDAWFRHTRFEGDAGFGGARFDEEAHFTDCRFEGGTDFLDATFADRTWFVGIHGGRRHRSGPRADLQFRNATFRSGVEFAGATLVGDLGLRGAGIDGGLDCSGLVPGPDRSAEERVVVDCTDATIADGKLHLPDDERIVFDCTDGAIADITIVGGDSGVVPFDHL